The genome window CCGATCCACTCGATTGCTTTTGCGCCAGACGGGTTCTCCCTATCGTCCAGCAGCAGCGATTTGTCGATCAAGATTTGGAGCATGATTACGGGCCAACTTCTCCGAACGCTGGAGTGCGGTTCGGGCAGGCGCATCTGGTCGGTCGCTTACTCGCCATCGGGCAACGCCATCATACATGGTCTGGAGCAGAATGTCCGAAAGAGCCTGAATCCCTACTGGGCGCCGGGCGACTTAAACGGCGACCGGTGCGTAGACGACATCGATTTGGCTCTCATGCTGGAGCTTTTTGGAGCATTGTGCCTGGGCTGTCCGGCCGATGTTGATGGTAACGGCCTGGTAGACGACGGCGACTTGGCGACGCTACTGACGAACTTCGGCTTAGGCTGCTAGTGTTCGCTCTTCTCGATCGCTTTGATCCTGGCGCGGGCGCGCTCTAGGCTCAATCGAAGTTCGGCGCGCTCCTCTTCGTTGGGCGCTTTATCGAGCATCTCTTGAACCCGTTGCATGGCTGTACGGGCACGGTCCAAGTCGAGCTCAGCGCCTAATTCCGCCGTATCGGCCAATACTACGACGCGGTCCGGCAACACTTCTGCAAAGCCGCCAGAGATCGAGAGGACGCCTTCCTTTTGATCGGCAGTGCGGTATTCGATAGTGCCGATGGCCAACTCGGTAACCATCGGCACATGGCCGCCGTAGACGCCGTACGAGCCAACCGCCCCAGGCAGCGTTACCGAAATCGCGCGCGTCTCCAGTACCGTGCGCTCGGCGCTAACGACTGAGAACAGAAACTCTCTCATCAGGCGACCTGTCCTTGAAGCTCCTTGGCCTTTTCAAACACATCGTCCACGCCGCCGCACATGTAGAAGGCTTGTTCGGGCAGGTCGTCTAACTCTCCATCGATGATGCGCTTGAAGCCCTTGACGGTGTCTTCGACGCGGACGTAACGTCCGGGGATGCCGGTGAACTGCTCGGCCACGAAGTTAGGCTGGCTGAGGAAACGCTCGATGCGTCGCGCTCGGTTGACGGCAACTTTGTCGTCGTCCGAGAGTTCGTCAATGCCCAGAATGGCAATAATGTCCTGCAGGTCGCGGTATCGCTGAAGAATCTGTTGAACGCTGCGGGCGACGTTGTAATGGTCCTCGCCCACGATGTGCGGGTCAAGGTTCTTGGACGTGCTGGCAAGCGGATCGACGGCCGGGTAAAGGCCCTTGTCGGCGATGCGTCGCTCCAGGTAGATGTAGGCGTCCAAGTGGCTAAAGGTAGTCGCTGGCGCCGGATCGGTCGGGTCGTCCGCTGGCACATAGATAGCCTGCACAGAGGTGATCGATCCGCGCTTGGTAGAGGTGATACGCTCCTGCAGGGCGCCCATCTCGGACGCGAGCGTTGGCTGATAGCCGACTGCGGAAGGCATTCTACCGAGTAGCGCAGAAACTTCGGAGCCTGCCTGCACGAAGCGGAAGATGTTGTCGATAAAGATGAGCACGTCCTGGCCTTCTTCATCGCGGAAATACTCGGCCATGGTGAGGGCGGTCAGGCCAACGCGAAGGCGCGCGCCCGGCGGCTCGTTCATCTGGCCGAAGACCAGAACGGTTTGGTTGATAACGCCCGATTCGGTCATTTCCAGATAGAGATCGTTGCCTTCCCGCGTTCGCTCGCCGACCCCGGCAAAGACCGAGACGCCCTTATGCTCGGTGGCGATGTTGCGAATCAGCTCTTGGATCAATACGGTCTTGCCCAGTCCCGCGCCGCCGAACAGTCCGATCTTGCCGCCCTTGTTAAAGGGGCAAAGAAGATCGACGACCTTGAGCCCGGTTTCAAGGATCTCTGTCTTGACGTTCTGTTCTACGTAGCTGGGCGTCGATTTGTGAATGGGCGACGTTCGCTCTTGGCTGACCGGTCCCTTCTTGTCGATCGGCTCGCCCAAAAGATTGAAGAGACGGCCAAGCGTCTCGCGTCCGACAGGAACGGTGATCGGCGCGCCGGTATCGACGGCATCGATCCCTCGGACTAGACCATCGGTCGAAGCCATCGAAACCGTGCGGACGGTGTCGTCGCCAAGATGCTGGGCGACCTCGCACGTCAGATCGAGGCCCAACTCCTGGCTGGTTATCTTGATCGCATTGTTGATTTCGGGAAGTTCGCTTGCGGGAAAGCGAATATCGACGACGGGGCCCATCACTTGTACGACCTTGCCTATGTTAGCCATGTTTGCGCTCCATGCAGATTGTCTCCTAAAGTCGCCTTGATTTTACCCCATGACTTGCCGGTTCGTCTCGCTCAGCGCCTGGCTAGACTTGGCCAAAAGCGAACGTTCGTTATCGTCCACGCTCGGTTCGTGAATGGCGACGACGCCTTTGCGTCCGACGGTGGTCGGTAAGGAAAGGCAGACGTCGCGAATGCCAAGAGCGCCATTCTGCAGCGCAGAGACAGGCAGGATTGCTTGCGAATCGCTCTCGATCGCTCTGACGACCTGTTGGATGGAGATCCCGACCGCATAGCCCGCGCCGCCTTTCAATCGGATGACCTCGGCGCCGCCCTTCTTAGTGTAGTCGAAGATCGCGTTCAGGTCGTCCATCGATGCGCCCTGAAAACTCTTGATGCTGGCGCCCCCGATGGTGGCGCTGCTCCAGATGGGCACCATGCTGTCGCCGTGCTCGCCCAATATTAGCGCCTCCACATCGGTCGCGCCAACGGCGAACTTCTCCGCCAAGAGGGACCGAAATCGGCAGGTGTCGAGCACAGTGCCCAGCCCGATGACGCGCTGAGAGGGCAAGCCCGACTCTTTGACTGCCAGATAGGTCAGCACGTCCACTGGATTGGAGACGACCAGAATAACGCAGTCGTCGGCCAAGCGGACCGGTTTAAGACTCGCGAGCACGCTTCGAAACAGATCGACGTTGCGGTTGATCAGTTCTAATCGGCTCTCGTCGGGTTTGCGTCTAAGACCAGCGGTAATCACGACGCACTCGGCGCCCTCCAAGTCCGCGTAGTCGCCCGAGCGGATGCGTTGCGACGAGGACATGGCCGAACCATGCCTCAAATCCAACGCTTCTCCGTCCGCCGCCTCTCGGTTGGCATCGAGCAGTACGATCTCGCTGCCGGTGCCCGTGGTCTGCAAGGCGTATGCGGCGTTCGATCCAACTCGGCCGCCCCCGCCTATAATGCCTATCTTCATTGATCTCCTCCTTGATTTCTAAGCAACGACTCGCATTTCATGGATAATCGCGTCGGTCAGTTCGGTCGTGGTCGCCTTGCCGCCAAGATCGCCTGTCAGTGTTTCGCCTCTCTCCAAAACGCTCAAGACCGCACGCTCAATTCTGTCAGCGGCCTCGATCTCGCCCATGTCCACCAGCATCATCGCGCCGCTCAGGATCAGCGCGATCGGGTTGGCCAAATTGCGACCCGCAATGTCGGGCGCCGAGCCATGGACAGCCTCGTAGAGATGAACATTCTCCCCCACGTTTACGCTCGGAGCCAATCCCAGCCCGCCCACCAAACCAGCGCACAGGTCGGAGAGAATATCGCCATACAGGTTTGGCATCACCATCACGTCGAACTGGTGGGGTTTCGTAACCAGCTGCATACAGGCGTTATCAACGATAATCTCCGAGTACTCAAAGTTCGGAAAGTCTCGGGCGACCTTTTGGCAACACTCCAAAAAGAGACCGTCCGACTTCTTCATGATGTTAGCCTTGTGCACCGCAGTCACTTTCTTCCGATTGTGCCGCTGAGCAAACTCGAACGCATACCGAGCAATCCGAAGGCTGGCGGTTTCGGTGATAATCTTAAGGCTCTCGACAACGCCCGGCACGACCACGTGCTCAAGCCCCGAATAAAGGTCCTCGCTGTTCTCGCGCACCACCACAATATCGACGTTCTTGAACGGCGTCGAGATGCCGGGAGAACTCTTTGCGGGACGGACATTGGCGTACAAGTTCAGCGTCTTGCGCATCAAGACGTTGACGCTGGCATAGCCTGCGCCGATGGGCGTGGTGATAGGACCTTTGATCGCCCAGCGATTGCGAACGATCGACTGAAAAACCTCGTTTGGCACTGGTGTGCCGTATTTGTTGAAGACTTCAGTGCCTGCTTCGTACGTCTCCCACTGGATCGGAACAGCTGTCGCCTCGATCACTTTGACGGTGGCTGCGGCGACTTCGGGGCCGATGCCGTCTCCGGGGATCAGGGTAACGGTGCGATTGGACATTGGTCGGCGTAAGTTTACCCGAGCGGTTCGATAGGAGGCCGAGCAGAATCTGCGAAGTTAGAGAGCATGGACGATGAAGGCTTAATCGAGGCGGCCAAAGCGGCTCGACTGCAGGCTTATGCCCCTTATTCGAATTATCTGGTCGGCGCCGCCATCGTGTGCGAGGACGGCTCGATCCATACAGGCGCTAACGTGGAGAACTCTATCTACGGACTTTCGGTCTGCGCAGAGCGAGTCGCTATTTGGAGCGCGGTCGCCGAAGGGCGCCGCCGGATAACTAAACTGGCGCTGGTTACAGCGGACGGCGGGTTTCCGTGCGGCGCGTGCCGGCAGGTGCTGTTCGAATTTGCCGACCCTGCCGGTTGCCCCGTGCTGATAGCCGACCTTCAGGGCAATGTGCGTCGGACCGATGTCAACGCCCTACTGCCGGAAGGCTTTAGACTGTGACTTCTGTTGAACGGGAATTTTTAGGAATGTAGCACAATTTTGAGTACGAATCGTGCCTAAGATTTCGCGCTTCTTAAGAGTTTTGGGCCGTCCGAATGCTGATCTGAGCGGCCACCTGCTGGGCAATGCTTTTGAGCGCTTGGGCGTGATCGGACAAAGGCATTGCCACTACTGCGGGCTTGCCCGCATCGCTGCTTCGGGATACGTCGGGGTCGAGCGGGATCGAGCCCAAAAAGGGAACTTCCAACCGTTCGGCAATTGCCTGGGCGCCGCGCCCAGGGAAAATCTCGCTGATCTCGCCGCAGCACGGGCATTTGAACGACGCCATGTTCTCCACAACGCCCAAGATCGGCGCCTCTAACCGTTGGAATAGAATGGCCGATTTAGCGGCGATCGAGGCGGCCACATCCTGCGGCGTCATCACCACGACCACTCCGGATAAGGGTACGCCTTGCGCTACGGTGAGGGGCGCGTCGCCCGTGCCTGGCGGCAGATCGACGAGCAGGTAGTCCAGTTCGCCCCATTCGACGTCTTGGAACAGCTGCCGCACCGTGCCTGCGACGATCGGCCCGCGCCACATGGCGGCTTGACCCTCTTCTAACAAAAAGCCGAGCGACATAAGCGAAACGCCATATCGGCGGATGGGCTGCATCTTATCGTTGGCGATGTGCGGCTTTTGGTTCTCGGCCCCCATCATCATGGGGATGCTGGGACCATAGATGTCGGCGTCCAACAGGCCGGTTTTGGCGCCGCTCTCCGCCAGCGCGACGGCCAAATTGACCGAGATAGTCGATTTGCCGACGCCGCCCTTGCCGCTGGCTATGGCGACGATATGCTTCACGCCCGGCAATGCGGAGCCGTCCATGCCGGCCTTCTCCCGCACCCTTGCGGTCATCTGGACTTTGACCTGACCGACCCCCGGGATGGCCGCTAATAACCGTTCGGCTTCGGCCTGCATCTCTTCCTTCACTGGGCAGGCGGGCGTCGTGAGTTCTATGACGGCAGAGGCGATGCCCGATTCGATCTTCGCGCTCTTGACAAAGCCGAGCGAGACGATGTCGCGTCCCAAGTCGGGATCGACGATCTGCGAAAGGCTCGCTAAAATTAGGGGATCGAGGTCTTGGCTCATGCCGCCTCATTCTACCTAACGGGTATCATTTTGTCCGTATGGTCAACACCCCTCTCATCTTTGAACGAAGCGTACCGAACCGTGTTGGAATCGAGCCCCCTGCCTGCGATGTGCCCAAGAAAAGTCTGAGCGAACTGCTCGGCGAGAGCAATTTGCGAACCGATGCGCTGATGTTGCCCGAAGTGAGCGAAATGGACGCCGTGCGGCACTATACGCGGCTTTCGCAGAAGAACTATGGCATCGACACAGGGTTCTATCCGCTGGGGTCGTGCACGATGAAGTACAACCCGCGCATCAACGAAAAGGTGGCCGCGCTGCCCGGGTTTGGCGCGATCCATCCTCTGCAGCCGGCTTCGACGGTGCAGGGCGCCCTTAAGATGCTTTTCGAGCTTCAAAGCGATCTGGCGGCGATCACCGGCTTTCCACAGGTTTGCGTGCAGACTGCCGCCGGGGCGCATGGCGAACTGCTTTGCCTGATGCTGATCAAGCGGTACCACGAATCAAAAGGAGAAGGCGGCGCCCGCCGTTACATTCTGATACCCGACTCGGCGCACGGCACTAATCCGGCATCGGCGGCGCTCTGTGGTTACGAAGTTAAATCGATTCCGACCAACGCAGAAGGCGATACCGATTTGGAAGCGCTCTCAGCGGCGTTGGACAGCTCGGTTGCCGGCATGATGATGACCAACCCGAGCACGCTGGGGCTGTTTGACCGTAATGCCAAGGAGGCGTGTCGGCTGTTGCACGAGGCCGGAGCGCTGGCTTTCTGCGACGGCGCGAACATGAACGCCCTGGTTGGTATTGTAAGGCCAGCGGACGTTGGCTTCGACTGCATGCATCTAAACCTGCACAAGACGTTTTCGACGCCCCACGGCGGAGGCGGGCCGGGCGCCGGGGCGATCGGCGTCTCAGCCGCGTTAGAGCCGTTTTTGCCAACGCCGCTGATCGTCAAGTCGGGCGACGGGTACGGCCTTGAGCACGATCGGCCTCAGGCCGTTGGGCGGATCCACTCTTTCTATGGCAACTTTGGCAATCTGCTTCGAGCCTATGTTTACATTCGATCGTATGGCGGCGACGGATTGCGCGCAATAGGGGAGCATTCCGTGCTGAACGCAAACTACATGCTTTCGCAGATTAGGGAGGAGTTCCCGCCTCATGTGGATCGATACTGTATGCACGAGTGCGTCGTAACGGCGGAGCGATTTAGGCAACACGACGTACGAGCCTTCGACATTGCCAAGCGGCTGTTGGACTACGGTTTTCATCCGCCCACCATGTACTTTCCGCTCATCGTGCCAGAGTGCTTGATGATCGAGCCGACCGAGACAGAAAGCAAACAGACCATCGACTCCTTTGCAGGCGCATTGAAAACCATCGCGCAAGAAGCCCGCGAAAATCCCGACTTGTTGCACGACGCGCCGCTGACGACGCCCGTGCGTCGTTTGGACGAGACGGCGGCCGCGCGCAACCTGCGCCTAAGGTGGCAAGGCGAGACGGTCTATCCCGAGGACGTTCCGGCTTGCGCGTGCTGATCGAGTGGAGCGGAGCTGCCGAGCGCCAAATGGCTCGGGACGCCGAACTGTTCGAAACCCTCAAGGCAGGGGAGACCGCGCTCCGGATTTACGATTGGGATCGACCAGCGCTGACCATCGGTTCTAACAGGCCGCTCGATCCTTCCATCGGCAAAGCGGCGAGAGAGCACGGCATTTGCGTCTATAGGCGTCCTACCAGCGGCGATGCAGTGCTGCACGGGCACGACGTTACGATTGCGCTGACCGTTCGTTCCCCTCAACCAGGCAAGCGAATCAGTCCTCGTTGGCTGATAAGATCCGTCGGCGAAAGGATGATCGGCGCTTTCGGGATGCTCGGGATTAGAGCCGTTCAAGGTTCAAATGCTGTAGGAAGGTCTTCGTCTCAATTCGATTGCTTTAACAACTCTGCGCCTGCGGACATAGCGGAGGCCGAGACCAGCGTCAAACTGATCGGGTGCGCCTACCGAGTGGCCGAGCATGGCGCGCTGTTGCAGGCGTCGATACCGGTTCGCCGTCCGATCCACGATCGGCCGCTCTTTGGGCACGAGATCAAGGTGTTTAAGCTTCTCGAACGCGATGCGGTGGCCGAGGCGCTGGCAGCCAGTTTTTCAGACTTCTAGGCCGTCGTCCGGCACATATTGGCGGAGATATTCCGCCGATTCTTGCAAGTCCGCCAAAATCTGCGCTTCGGTTACGGTCGAACCGGGGATGTATTCTAAGACGAGGCAGATCTCTTCTGGCGGCGCAATGCCGGGGAAAGGCTTGCTCTCCGCAATGGCGTCGATCGCGGCATCCATCCGCACGAAGCCCTTTTCGTTGTGTCTCGCAGTGAACGGCCAATGATGGCTGGCATCCGGGGTGGTCTGTTGAAGGTGGATAACGCGGCACGCTTGGGCATAGCGTCGGAGCCATTCTCGATAGTCGGTGTCCGGCGCGTCCAATCCATAGTGCATCCCGCAGGCGTGTCCAGTATCGACCGTAAGGAACACTGGAACCCCGGCCTTCTTGTCGTTGGCTTCTCGCAGAAAGCGGCCCGCTTCATCCAGGGTCCATGGCTTTTCGCTCGGGATGTACATCTGTTCCTGAAAGATCGCGGTTAGTCCGCGTTCCTCTACCAAGACGGATAGTCCTTGGAATGTTTCTATCAGGCGGTTCCAGAGTCGCTCGGTTTCGTCGGAATCGGCCAGGGTTTCGACCGAGAAGGCGTCCCAGTGCCCTCCGATTGCAGGAGCGCCAATGGCGCAGGCAAGCTGGGCGGCCTGTTCGATCCATTGCATCATTCGCGCTCGAACCGTCCCGCTATAATGGCTCAATCCGTGAAAGCGATGCGTGGCCACGCCCGTGTAAAGATCAACAATCTGGAGCCCTTTATGTCGAGCGATGTTGCCGAACTCGGAGGCTGCATCGCTCTGATAGGACTCATCGCCGCTGAAAAAGGGATCGAGCACATCGGCGCAAAAACTAAGGCGGCGAAAACCACAGGACAACGTTACATCGACCCAGTTTTCCGGCTTTTCCCAACGGCGCGTTAGGAAAGCGCCGTTGACGCCGATCGTCAGCTTCATGCCGCGAAGAGTTTTATCAGAGCCTTGCGATGCTCCTCGGTAGCGACCAAGATAACGGTGTCCCCGGGCGACATCACCATCTGGGAGCAGGGCAATGGCTGACCGTCCCGCACAAGGGCGGCGATCAGGCTTCCTTCGGGCAGCTTCACCTCTTCGACAGCCTTGCCGACAACGGGGGAGTCGGGCGTGATTTCGGCCTCGATAATCTCTATTTGACCTCGCTGAAGAGCGCCGATCGGCAAGACTTCGCCCACCTCGACTTCTTGCTCCAAAAGGTTGATGATGTATCGCGTGCTACAGATCGTCTCCAGAATGCCCAGTCGCTTGAAAAGGCGCTCGTGGCGAGGGTCTCGCACTCGCGCCAAAATGCGCTTGACCTTAAAATAGTCCTTTGCCAATTGCGAGATGATCAGATTGTCCTCGTCATCGCCCGTAGCCGCCACAACAACGTCTGCACGCTTGGCTCCGGCGCTGTTCAGCACGCGCACTTCACAGGCATCGCCATGGATCACGATATCGCTCAGTTCGTGTCCAAGATGCGCCGCGCGCCGACGATCCTTCTCAAGCAGCGCCACTTCATAGCCTTGTTGGGCCAGAGCCTTTGTAAGGTAGTAACCGACATCTCCGCCGCCCGCAACGATCACAAACATTTCGATCTCCTATTCGCTCATCAGCTGCTGTAGTTCTGGCAAAAAAGCGTTGTATTGGTCGATTGGGCCGGACGGCTGCTCGGTCAACCAATCGCGCCAGAGACCCGCGACCATGGCCCCTGGCGTAATGGTAAAAATGCCTTGATTCCGATAGGCGTCGGCGCGAACGGGGTCGTTGACTTTCGCCCCGACTCGTTTGACGCCATAAAGTTCGCGCGCCATCTGAGCGACCATCAGATTCGTGTTGTCGCCCTTTGTGCATGATACGAAGGCCTCGGCGCCTTGTAGGCTCGCCTTCTGCAGGGTGTCTTCGTCCAGACCGTCGCCAACCACCACTTGGCACTTGTGCCGCTTGCCCAGACGGGTAAACGAGGTCGAATCGACATCGATCACGGTAACTTGGTGTCCCTTCTCGCTCATGATCAGAGCCAATGCCGATCCGCTCCGTCCGCATCCCAAGATGACTAAATGCATGCCTTATCCCTCCTCAGGAAATCGCACAGCCCATACGCCGCACTGAGCGTTTCGCAGCACAATGTCCAGGTTGTCTCCCATTAGAGCCACACCAATCCCTTTTCGGCGCCCGGCTTCCATTACGATCACGTCTACCTTTGTGTCTTCCGCCCTTTGCAGGAGCGCTTTGGCAACTTGGTGCGAACGAATGACTTGAGCGGCGCCTTCTATGCCAGCGTCGGTCATGATGGTTTTTGCGTTAGCGATCGCCGCTTCTGCTTGCGCCATGCCGGGCGGATTCGGATCGTCCGTCGAGACGGAACGGGGCAGTTCTAGGACGTGCACCGCCTCGATTTCAGCCCCTACTGCCATAGCGACCTCGCAAGCCAGTTCTAAGGTGCGGCGGTCGTTGGCACGGCCAGGCACTGCGACCAACAGCTTCTGGGGAAGGCTTTCTTCACCGGCGTCGCCAAAGCCAAGCAAACGCATACCTTTCAATCTTACCCCAAGCCAGGAAGCGGGGTCTCTTTGGCGAAGAATCGAGCAATGCAACTTGAGTTCGAAGCCTTCTCCGTAACGAAGAAAGTACCTCTCACCATCAGCCGCGGCACGACCGCACAGACTCATAATGTTTGGGTGCGAATCAGCGGCGAAAGCACTGAAGGTTGGGGCGAGGCTTCGCCGTTCGGCGTGGGCGACACGGCTCAATCGACCGATCTCATCTTGTCCGAACTTGCGAGGTCGAGGCCGTTGGTCGGTTCG of Armatimonadota bacterium contains these proteins:
- a CDS encoding Mrp/NBP35 family ATP-binding protein, whose product is MSQDLDPLILASLSQIVDPDLGRDIVSLGFVKSAKIESGIASAVIELTTPACPVKEEMQAEAERLLAAIPGVGQVKVQMTARVREKAGMDGSALPGVKHIVAIASGKGGVGKSTISVNLAVALAESGAKTGLLDADIYGPSIPMMMGAENQKPHIANDKMQPIRRYGVSLMSLGFLLEEGQAAMWRGPIVAGTVRQLFQDVEWGELDYLLVDLPPGTGDAPLTVAQGVPLSGVVVVMTPQDVAASIAAKSAILFQRLEAPILGVVENMASFKCPCCGEISEIFPGRGAQAIAERLEVPFLGSIPLDPDVSRSSDAGKPAVVAMPLSDHAQALKSIAQQVAAQISIRTAQNS
- a CDS encoding TIM barrel protein; this encodes MKLTIGVNGAFLTRRWEKPENWVDVTLSCGFRRLSFCADVLDPFFSGDESYQSDAASEFGNIARHKGLQIVDLYTGVATHRFHGLSHYSGTVRARMMQWIEQAAQLACAIGAPAIGGHWDAFSVETLADSDETERLWNRLIETFQGLSVLVEERGLTAIFQEQMYIPSEKPWTLDEAGRFLREANDKKAGVPVFLTVDTGHACGMHYGLDAPDTDYREWLRRYAQACRVIHLQQTTPDASHHWPFTARHNEKGFVRMDAAIDAIAESKPFPGIAPPEEICLVLEYIPGSTVTEAQILADLQESAEYLRQYVPDDGLEV
- a CDS encoding lipoate--protein ligase family protein, with the protein product MRVLIEWSGAAERQMARDAELFETLKAGETALRIYDWDRPALTIGSNRPLDPSIGKAAREHGICVYRRPTSGDAVLHGHDVTIALTVRSPQPGKRISPRWLIRSVGERMIGAFGMLGIRAVQGSNAVGRSSSQFDCFNNSAPADIAEAETSVKLIGCAYRVAEHGALLQASIPVRRPIHDRPLFGHEIKVFKLLERDAVAEALAASFSDF
- the cdd gene encoding cytidine deaminase, giving the protein MDDEGLIEAAKAARLQAYAPYSNYLVGAAIVCEDGSIHTGANVENSIYGLSVCAERVAIWSAVAEGRRRITKLALVTADGGFPCGACRQVLFEFADPAGCPVLIADLQGNVRRTDVNALLPEGFRL
- a CDS encoding universal stress protein, producing the protein MRLLGFGDAGEESLPQKLLVAVPGRANDRRTLELACEVAMAVGAEIEAVHVLELPRSVSTDDPNPPGMAQAEAAIANAKTIMTDAGIEGAAQVIRSHQVAKALLQRAEDTKVDVIVMEAGRRKGIGVALMGDNLDIVLRNAQCGVWAVRFPEEG
- the atpD gene encoding F0F1 ATP synthase subunit beta — protein: MANIGKVVQVMGPVVDIRFPASELPEINNAIKITSQELGLDLTCEVAQHLGDDTVRTVSMASTDGLVRGIDAVDTGAPITVPVGRETLGRLFNLLGEPIDKKGPVSQERTSPIHKSTPSYVEQNVKTEILETGLKVVDLLCPFNKGGKIGLFGGAGLGKTVLIQELIRNIATEHKGVSVFAGVGERTREGNDLYLEMTESGVINQTVLVFGQMNEPPGARLRVGLTALTMAEYFRDEEGQDVLIFIDNIFRFVQAGSEVSALLGRMPSAVGYQPTLASEMGALQERITSTKRGSITSVQAIYVPADDPTDPAPATTFSHLDAYIYLERRIADKGLYPAVDPLASTSKNLDPHIVGEDHYNVARSVQQILQRYRDLQDIIAILGIDELSDDDKVAVNRARRIERFLSQPNFVAEQFTGIPGRYVRVEDTVKGFKRIIDGELDDLPEQAFYMCGGVDDVFEKAKELQGQVA
- the gcvPB gene encoding aminomethyl-transferring glycine dehydrogenase subunit GcvPB yields the protein MVNTPLIFERSVPNRVGIEPPACDVPKKSLSELLGESNLRTDALMLPEVSEMDAVRHYTRLSQKNYGIDTGFYPLGSCTMKYNPRINEKVAALPGFGAIHPLQPASTVQGALKMLFELQSDLAAITGFPQVCVQTAAGAHGELLCLMLIKRYHESKGEGGARRYILIPDSAHGTNPASAALCGYEVKSIPTNAEGDTDLEALSAALDSSVAGMMMTNPSTLGLFDRNAKEACRLLHEAGALAFCDGANMNALVGIVRPADVGFDCMHLNLHKTFSTPHGGGGPGAGAIGVSAALEPFLPTPLIVKSGDGYGLEHDRPQAVGRIHSFYGNFGNLLRAYVYIRSYGGDGLRAIGEHSVLNANYMLSQIREEFPPHVDRYCMHECVVTAERFRQHDVRAFDIAKRLLDYGFHPPTMYFPLIVPECLMIEPTETESKQTIDSFAGALKTIAQEARENPDLLHDAPLTTPVRRLDETAAARNLRLRWQGETVYPEDVPACAC
- a CDS encoding TrkA family potassium uptake protein, coding for MHLVILGCGRSGSALALIMSEKGHQVTVIDVDSTSFTRLGKRHKCQVVVGDGLDEDTLQKASLQGAEAFVSCTKGDNTNLMVAQMARELYGVKRVGAKVNDPVRADAYRNQGIFTITPGAMVAGLWRDWLTEQPSGPIDQYNAFLPELQQLMSE
- a CDS encoding NAD-binding protein; this translates as MFVIVAGGGDVGYYLTKALAQQGYEVALLEKDRRRAAHLGHELSDIVIHGDACEVRVLNSAGAKRADVVVAATGDDEDNLIISQLAKDYFKVKRILARVRDPRHERLFKRLGILETICSTRYIINLLEQEVEVGEVLPIGALQRGQIEIIEAEITPDSPVVGKAVEEVKLPEGSLIAALVRDGQPLPCSQMVMSPGDTVILVATEEHRKALIKLFAA
- a CDS encoding L-lactate dehydrogenase, yielding MKIGIIGGGGRVGSNAAYALQTTGTGSEIVLLDANREAADGEALDLRHGSAMSSSQRIRSGDYADLEGAECVVITAGLRRKPDESRLELINRNVDLFRSVLASLKPVRLADDCVILVVSNPVDVLTYLAVKESGLPSQRVIGLGTVLDTCRFRSLLAEKFAVGATDVEALILGEHGDSMVPIWSSATIGGASIKSFQGASMDDLNAIFDYTKKGGAEVIRLKGGAGYAVGISIQQVVRAIESDSQAILPVSALQNGALGIRDVCLSLPTTVGRKGVVAIHEPSVDDNERSLLAKSSQALSETNRQVMG
- a CDS encoding isocitrate dehydrogenase (NAD(+)) — its product is MSNRTVTLIPGDGIGPEVAAATVKVIEATAVPIQWETYEAGTEVFNKYGTPVPNEVFQSIVRNRWAIKGPITTPIGAGYASVNVLMRKTLNLYANVRPAKSSPGISTPFKNVDIVVVRENSEDLYSGLEHVVVPGVVESLKIITETASLRIARYAFEFAQRHNRKKVTAVHKANIMKKSDGLFLECCQKVARDFPNFEYSEIIVDNACMQLVTKPHQFDVMVMPNLYGDILSDLCAGLVGGLGLAPSVNVGENVHLYEAVHGSAPDIAGRNLANPIALILSGAMMLVDMGEIEAADRIERAVLSVLERGETLTGDLGGKATTTELTDAIIHEMRVVA
- the atpC gene encoding ATP synthase F1 subunit epsilon, which encodes MREFLFSVVSAERTVLETRAISVTLPGAVGSYGVYGGHVPMVTELAIGTIEYRTADQKEGVLSISGGFAEVLPDRVVVLADTAELGAELDLDRARTAMQRVQEMLDKAPNEEERAELRLSLERARARIKAIEKSEH